Proteins from a single region of Trichoderma asperellum chromosome 3, complete sequence:
- the ARG8 gene encoding acetylornithine aminotransferase: MAFRVFAGRQAASLAASARVSGGRFFSSTRAVASLSDSVKQAIKRDAALPNPDPAADSPSAALVNDYAPYMVATYARPPPVFVQGEGSWLWDIENRKYLDFTAGIAVTGLGHSDPELTDIIAQQAGTLIHASNLYYNPWTGALSKLLVEKTLEAGCMHEASRVFICNSGTEANEAAIKFARKAGKIVDPSGEKVDIVSFKHGFHGRTMGALSATHNPKYQKPFAPMVPGFKEGTYNDVAGINDLVNDKTCGVIVEPIQGEGGIFAGSEEFMIALAKRCREVGAVLIYDEIQSGMSRTGKLWAHGDLPKEAHPDILTTAKALGNGFPIGAVLVTEAVSEKIQLGDHGTTFGGNPLACRLAHHVLTKLSAPELLEGVHAKSKVFKDRFAKLQAKFPELITEARGRGLILGLQLTEDPSPIVKAARERGLLVITAGTNTLRFLPSLVMTEEEIHHGLDILEEAIAATRS, translated from the exons ATGGCTTTCAGGGTATTCGCTGGGCGTCAGGCGGCCTCTTTGGCTGCAAGCGCCAGGGTTTCTGGTGGACGATTCTTTTCGTCAACGAGGGCGGTTGCGAGCTTGTCTGATAGTGTGAAGCAGGCCATCAAG CGAGATGCAGCTCTGCCGAATCCCGATCCTGCGGCCGATTCTCCGAGCGCGGCCCTTGTCAACGACTATGCGCCGTACATGGTCGCTACCTATGCTCGCCCGCCGCCGGTGTTTGTCCAGGGCGAGGGCTCGTGGCTCTGGGATATTGAGAACCGAAAGTACCTTGATTTCACGGCCGGAATTGCTGTGACGGGGCTGGGCCACAGCGACCCCGAGCTTACGGATATTATTGCGCAGCAG GCCGGCACGCTGATCCACGCCTCGAACCTGTACTACAACCCCTGGACCGGCGCGCTGTCCAAGCTGCTCGTCGAAAAGACGCTCGAGGCAGGATGCATGCACGAGGCCTCGCGTGTCTTCATCTGCAACTCCGGCACCGAGGCCAACGAGGCTGCCATCAAGTTCGCCCGCAAGGCAGGCAAGATTGTCGATCCGTCGGGCGAAAAGGTCGACATTGTCTCGTTCAAGCACGGATTCCACGGCCGTACGATGGGAGCGCTGTCGGCGACGCATAATCCCAAGTACCAGAAGCCATTTGCGCCGATGGTGCCTGGCTTCAAGGAGGGGACTTACAACGATGTTGCTGGAATCAACGACCTTGTCAACGACAAGACCTGCGGTGTCATTGTCGAGCCTATCCAGGGCGAGGGAGGCATCTTTGCCGGCAGCGAGGAGTTTATGATCGCCCTCGCCAAGCGATGCCGCGAGGTTGGCGCTGTCTTGATCTACGACGAGATCCAGTCCGGCATGTCGCGCACCGGCAAGCTCTGGGCCCACGGCGATCTGCCCAAGGAGGCCCATCCCGATATCTTGACCACGGCCAAGGCCCTCGGCAACGGCTTCCCCATCGGCGCCGTCCTGGTCACCGAGGCCGTCAGCGAGAAGATCCAGCTCGGCGACCACGGAACCACGTTTGGCGGCAACCCCCTCGCCTGTCGTCTTGCCCACCACGTCCTCACGAAGCTCTCTGCGCCTGAACTCCTCGAGGGCGTGCATGCAAAGTCAAAGGTCTTCAAGGACCGCTTCGCCAAGCTCCAGGCTAAATTCCCCGAGCTCATCACCGAGGCGCGCGGCCGCGGCCTCATCCTCGGCCTGCAACTCACCGAGGACCCATCTCCGATTGTGAAAGCTGCCCGGGAGAGGGGCCTGCTGGTGATTACGGCGGGCACGAACACGCTGCGTTTCTTGCCGAGCTTGGTGATGACTGAGGAGGAGATTCACCATGGACTGGATATTTTGGAGGAAGCGATTGCTGCTACCCGTTCCTAA
- the ATG27 gene encoding type II membrane protein (TransMembrane:1 (n7-15c20/21o286-306i)~SECRETED:SignalP(1-20)): protein MHPPRSSALLLSFLLAPLNAAAMLSCNKIRVDEHNFDLSPLGGPHSVVTSRFEASTNAHYNTTWTVDICQPLKKSGKAKTKDECPNGTRVCAISHFLKGDQDAVTQVVAIAGGLENAGGSQFDYEATRLKSSDSNSDAQKEGLRLVLKGGKHPLTGPVSERRNQKAVIEFICDPDKTGTEGEWTSEDEYEKAPKTKRRAADDKDDKKEKDDKDGDNKDDDGKTDSAIEHQLKNENAALIWEDYAKEKDVDILRLTWYTKYACEKRDGGKDGGKDDDREPSDSSASWGFFTWFVIIVFLGIAAYLIFGSWLNYNRYGARGWDLLPHGDTLRDIPYLLKDWTRRVLNTVQGAGSRGGYSAV from the exons ATGCATCCGCCTCGGTCATCAGCGCTGCTGTTATCCTTTTTGTTGGCGCCCTTGAATGCGGCGGCCATGCTGAGCTGCAACAAGATTCGAGTGGATGAGCACAACTTTGATCTCTCGCCGCTTGGAGGCCCGCATTCGGTAGTGACGTCGCGATTTGAGGCTAGCACGAACGCCCACTACAACACCACTTGGACCGTGGATATCTGCCagccgctgaagaagagcgggAAGGCGAAGACGAAAGACGAGTGTCCGAATGGAACCAGAG TCTGTGCCATTTCCCATTTTCTCAAGGGCGATCAAGACGCAGTTACACAGGTGGTTGCTATCGCAGGAGGGCTGGAAAATGCCGGCGGATCGCAATTCGACTACGAGGCAACGCGGCTCAAGAGCAGCGACTCAAACTCCGATGCCCAGAAGGAAGGCCTTCGACTAGTTCTCAAGGGCGGCAAACACCCTCTCACCGGCCCAGTCTCGGAGCGACGAAATCAGAAGGCCGTCATCGAGTTTATCTGCGATCCTGACAAGACGGGCACCGAGGGCGAATGGACTTCTGAAGATGAATACGAAAAGGCCCCCAAGACAAAGCGACGAGCAGCGGATGACAAGGATgacaaaaaggagaaggacgaTAAAGACGGAGACAATAAAGACGACGATGGAAAGACTGACTCGGCCATCGAGCATCAGCTGAAGAACGAAAATGCTGCCCTCATTTGGGAGGACTATGCCAAAGAGAAGGATGTCGACATTCTCCGACTTACCTGGTACACCAAGTATGCGTGTGAGAAGCGTGACGGAGGAAAGGACGGAGGAAAGGATGATGACCGCGAGCCCAGCGActccagcgccagctgggGCTTCTTCACCTGGTTCGTTATTAT CGTCTTCCTTGGCATCGCGGCATACCTCATTTTCGGTTCTTGGCTCAACTACAACCGCTACGGCGCACGGGGTTGGGATTTGCTCCCCCATGGAGATACCCTCCGCGACATTCCTTACCTCCTCAAGGACTGGACACGCCGAGTGTTGAACACTGTCCAGGGCGCTGGCAGCCGGGGAGGATATAGCGCCGTCTAG
- a CDS encoding uncharacterized protein (BUSCO:EOG092D326X), translating to MAPSNVTTTTTAVQQNATGKIKRPVPPGIQTNGAASSTSSPSPSMSNIKPPGAKPAPSSASDRAITASTVRPNNRARRDTLNLSSGRSSRNSAGLRSVFFAMDEAAHNEPRPAVVTDKYILKKFAGRPPSLVVHLHPNHFRFDGQDGMFQYKSPMRIFLEHTKNRTIPHDLLPYFIQGNVPFYEGCLIVQIYDHKSVAQTKDVKRPSSASNAVVQSSIHNYNQWLTPSPYVPYPKEELNPNETNGKLKEDDSKDAADSDEKDAENESSSVPADASTNKAAPKPKIFTVVLHPTPESLRMDLYIKATTPRGAGEGRDSSAMAPPSTPATAVPPTPTTSTMQPPAKKNKREKSEIDGSNIYAVEGQILLATAAPLYLEPTKSIEETIELLEKMSHPSHSKPPPQPKARKRTVAEMAADEAAAAELERYMLVLDDRLASNATGAQGGGGTDGDAATGAAAFEPRFERFNIIEDIKREHAEKREQEKLKQQENDRKLQLQRQQQAAAEAAQRQADMERVRREQTAARENQLRQQAEAQRQALAARAAASTPVAQANNNQQQMNQAQHAHPIQNAVVPNAMPNAVSTGPQNTMPNGISGPAQARFQATISQAPVSSPIVRQNTPQNMSSPMVTSVPMQQTNSSMAASPPRPASVVQNPQMSVPMAHTMSSRNSQQSHPSGTPRIAQTTPNMSHATPLNRPAMVATPRMTQTSPPPNMMAQNSQMGQPMMINNPGMAQANPQMIAQLTAQQRAMLQQQQQQHQQQQMAAALQNSNFNNMNIAGQGQPMSQQQAQMMQMMQRQMMAAQQQQQQQQQQQQSQHGPQQPQQQQQHPHPQQNNMGNPQQQQQQWAAQYAQQLQNMQNVQMRQMAPGMQAQIQRMAQMGRLSGQMGNMMQANGQMMNGNNVNAANMQALMAMQMQQQQQQQQQQQQQQQAQAQAQAQAQAQAQAQAQAQAQAQAQAQAQAQAQAQAQQQQQQHQGQTPQQVQQAAVQVQMQNQARVIYNRLMAGAASKFGGAENVPQETVDKIKQSSFAQASQMVRELYQRRAQQQQMMLQQQQQQQQQAAMQGMGGMMGHQGM from the exons ATGGCGCCGTCCaacgtcaccaccaccaccactgcgGTGCAGCAGAACGCTACAGGCAAAATCAAGCGCCCTGTACCTCCTGGCATCCAGACAAACGGAGCTGCATCGTCCACATCATCGCCTTCCCCATCCATGTCCAATATCAAGCCACCTGGCGCGAAGCCGGCGCCGAGCTCGGCCAGCGATCGGGCCATCACTGCCTCGACTGTGCGGCCCAATAACCGAGCCCGTCGCGATACTCTAAATCTGTCGTCAGGGCGAAGTTCGAGAAACAGCGCAGGCTTACGATCGGTGTTTTTCGCCATGGACGAGGCGGCTCATAACGAGCCCCGACCTGCAG TTGTGACcgataaatatattttaaagaagtTTGCCGGGCGACCCCCATCTTTAGTTGTTCATTTGCACCCGAACCATTTCCGCTTCgatggccaagatggcatgTTCCAGTATAAGTCGCCCATGAGAATATTTCTTGAGCATACGAAGAATCGCACAATACCCCACGATCTCCTTCCGTACTTTATTCAAGGCAATGTGCCCTTCTATGAAGGATGCCTCATTGTACAGATCTATGATCACAAATCAGTAGCCCAGACGAAGGACGTTAAGCGACCCTCGTCGGCTTCCAATGCCGTCGTGCAATCATCTATACACAACTACAACCAATGGCTGACGCCTTCACCCTATGTGCCATATCCTAAAGAGGAACTGAATCCAAATGAAACGAATGGAAAGCTAAAAGAAGACGACTCCAAGGACGCAGCGGACAGTGATGAGAAGGATGCTGAAAATGAATCCTCCAGTGTGCCTGCGGATGCCTCAACTAATAAAGCTGCCCCAAAGCCGAAAATATTCACCGTTGTTCTTCATCCAACGCCCGAGAGTCTACGAATGGATCTTTATATCAAGGCGACGACGCCGCGAGGAGCAGGAGAGGGACGAGACAGCTCTGCGATGGCTCCTCCATCAACGCCAGCGACAGCGGTACCACCCACCCCAACCACATCTACCATGCAGCCACCTGCGAAGAAGAATAAGCGAGAAAAGAGCGAAATAGATGGCAGTAACATATATGCTGTTGAAGGACAGATATTACTCGCGACCGCCGCCCCTCTTTACCTTGAGCCAACCAAGAGCATTGAGGAAACCATTGAGTTATTAGAGAAAATGTCCCATCCCAGCCACAGCAAACCCCCTCCTCAACCAAAAGCTCGCAAGCGGACAGTGGCGGAGATGGCTGCAGAcgaggcagcggcagcagaatTGGAGCGCTACATGCTGGTTTTGGACGATCGGTTGGCATCAAATGCCACGGGCGCTCAAGGTGGCGGTGGGACAGATGGAGATGCTGCaactggtgctgctgcattcGAACCTAGATTTGAGCGGTTCAACATCATAGAAGACATCAAGCGGGAGCATGCCGAGAAGAGGGAGCAGGAGAAACTTAAGCAGCAAGAGAATGACCGGAAGCTACAGTTGCAGAGacagcaacaagctgctgcagaagctgctcaGCGACAAGCAGACATGGAGAGGGTCAGGCGTGAACAGACTGCGGCGAGAGAAAACCAACTGCGTCAACAAGCTGAAGCGCAGCGGCAAGCGTTGGCCGCTAGAGCCGCGGCGTCAACTCCTGTTGCTCAGGCTAATAACAACCAACAGCAAATGAACCAGGCGCAGCACGCTCATCCTATTCAGAATGCGGTGGTGCCTAACGCCATGCCAAATGCTGTGTCGACCGGTCCGCAGAATACGATGCCAAATGGCATATCTGGACCAGCCCAGGCACGGTTCCAAGCAACAATATCCCAAGCCCCAGTATCTTCTCCAATTGTCCGGCAGAATACACCCCAAAATATGTCGTCGCCAATGGTCACAAGTGTTCCTATGCAGCAAACCAATTCCAGCATGGCGGCAAGCCCTCCTCGACCAGCCTCGGTTGTGCAAAACCCACAGATGTCAGTCCCTATGGCACATACAATGTCCTCTAGAAACAGCCAGCAGAGTCATCCGTCCGGCACACCGCGCATTGCGCAGACGACGCCGAATATGTCTCATGCTACTCCACTTAATCGACCTGCAATGGTTGCAACTCCTCGCATGACCCAAACGAGTCCTCCTCCTAACATGATGGCTCAAAACTCCCAAATGGGCCAGCCCATGATGATTAACAATCCAGGCATGGCTCAAGCCAACCCTCAAATGATTGCCCAACTCACTGCTCAACAGCGAGCTAtgctgcaacagcagcagcagcaacatcagcagcagcagatggcggCCGCTCTCCAGAATAGCAATTTTAATAACATGAACATTGCTGGACAAGGCCAACCCATGTCTCAACAGCAAGCGCAGATGATGCAAATGATGCAACGTCAAATGATGGCggcgcagcaacagcagcagcagcagcagcagcagcagcagtcccAGCATGGGCCTCAACAgcctcagcaacagcagcaacatccgCACCCCCAGCAGAATAACATGGGTAacccacagcagcagcagcagcagtgggcGGCGCAATATGCTCAGCAGTTACAAAATATGCAAAATGTTCAGATGCGCCAAATGGCTCCAGGGATGCAAGCTCAGATACAACGGATGGCTCAGATGGGCCGGTTAAGTGGGCAGATGGGCAACATGATGCAAGCTAATGGCCAGATGATGAATGGTAACAACGTGAATGCCGCCAACATGCAAGCGTTGATGGccatgcagatgcagcagcagcaacaacagcaacagcaacagcaacagcaacagcaagcaCAAGCTCAGGCCCAGGCTCAAGCCCAAGCACAGGCACAAGCCcaagcacaggcacaggcacaagctcaggctcaggcacAGGCTcaagcacaggcacaggctcAGGCACAg cagcagcagcagcagcaccaaggACAAACTCCTCAGCAAGTACAGCAGGCTGCCGTCCAAGTTCAGATGCAAAACCAGGCGCGCGTCATTTACAACCGCCTCATGGCTGGGGCAGCTTCCAAGTTTGGCGGAGCAGAAAATGTTCCACAAGAGACGGTTGATAAGATTAAGCAGTCCTCTTTCGCCCAAGCTTCACAAATGGTCAGAGAACTATATCAACGGAGagcgcagcaacagcagatgatgcttcagcaacaacaacagcagcagcagcaggcagcgATGCAAGGCATGGGTGGGATGATGGGACACCAAGGAATGTAG
- a CDS encoding uncharacterized protein (EggNog:ENOG41~TransMembrane:1 (i21-40o)), giving the protein MSPPYDNRGSSRSRRGVWSHWVPLAVTLTVATAGLAAWVWSQRKESPEDHTTEPDPGLDYENADYGENPAYGASTERRRMAPPSDQDRQRDQSYATGSEAAEGNAAGWGSRVSSAFTSNPGKTVAAGVAAAGAAVGKALASIREEDKAEHDSNAWPEEREVRREKGPAPPQSIHKKRKTVAIVISADSQFTDDDDDIAHEHASILNHIPRHNDLSAIKLFVLIYAPSLKDSTVDATTTQTPEAKSPVLGATPENTLFNAVYSEALALVDKETMILPFTTPNGHTHVLRHLQPDIIYLQESLSGDNGSYITNIQTWLRHDIILVVGAEDGSGGLADSESETERADKPEKWWQRPERVGRGRGIVVVDSVRVNDDWTRRVQGRE; this is encoded by the exons ATGTCGCCTCCCTACGACAATCGGGGCTCCTCCCGCTCGCGGCGAGGCGTCTGGAGCCATTGGGTGCCTCTTGCTGTCACCCTCACCGTCGCCACGGCTGGTCTCGCCGCCTGGGTCTGGAGCCAGCGCAAGGAGAGTCCCGAAGACCACACCACGGAGCCGGATCCCGGCTTGGACTATGAGAATGCAGACTATGGAGAGAATCCAGCATATGGTGCTTCGACGGAGAGGCGCAGAATGGCGCCGCCGTCGGATCAGGACCGTCAACGCGACCAGAGCTATGCGACTGGATCCGAGGCGGCAGAAGGCAATGCAGCAGGATGGGGGTCGCGAGTGAGCAGCGCGTTCACATCAAACCCTGGAAagactgttgctgctggtgtcGCTGCGGCTGGCGCTGCCGTTGGCAAGGCGCTGGCTTCGATCCGTGAGGAAGACAAAGCTGAACATGATTCGAACGCCTGGcccgaagagagagaagtgcgaagagaaaagggtcCGGCACCTCCTCAGTCTATTCATAAGAAACGCAAGACGGTTGCCATTGTCATTTCTGCCGATTCCCAATTtacagacgacgacgacgacattgCTCATGAACATGCT TCTATTCTAAACCACATTCCTCGCCACAATGACCTGTCTGCCATCAAGCTCTTCGTGCTCATCTACGCTCCTAGCTTGAAGGATAGCACGGTTGATGCCACTACGA CTCAAACACCCGAGGCAAAGAGCCCTGT CCTTGGCGCTACCCCGGAGAACACTCTGTTCAACGCCGTTTACTCAGAAGCACTGGCCCTTGTTGATAAGGAAACCATGATTCTTCCGTTTACCACGCCCAATGGCCACACTCATGTCCTTCGCCACCTGCAGCCTGACATCATCTACCTCCAGGAGTCTCTCTCTGGTGACAACGGCAGCTATATCACCAACATTCAAACGTGGCTTCGTCACGACATCATCTTGGTTGTAGGCGCCGAAGACGGATCCGGTGGTCTTGCCGATAGCGAATCTGAGACTGAGAGAGCTGATAAGCCCGAGAAGTGGTGGCAGCGCCCCGAACGCGTTGGTCGTGGACGAGGCATCGTTGTTGTCGATAGCGTGCGCGTGAATGATGATTGGACACGCAGAGTTCAAGGTCGTGAGTAA